The Humulus lupulus chromosome 7, drHumLupu1.1, whole genome shotgun sequence region ATGCCACCTCAACATCTTTTAGGTTTAgctttatataattatataaatataaatataaatagataATTTTCTTTTCCTAAAAATAATAGTTATAACTAACAATtacaaattcaaattaaatatcaaaaaaatcaaacatataataattaaaaaaaatagtaattgaaaatatttcaaCCACTCTaatctcttttatatatatatatatatatattcattgaACAGAATTATTTTTCACCAGAGATGATGATGAAGATACTTATGAGTGTTTTGTTTACACTTTTAATGTGTTTGAATTGTGAGGGTTACTACTGTGGTATCGATCAAATTATTCGATATCAGCCTTGCATCAATGAAATAAATTATATGCTATACAGTGGCAGACCGATCTCTCCCAATTGCTGTAATGCAATTGCCGACATCTACTACAACAGTAATTGTGGGCTTTATAAGCCCTACACAAATTTCTTTCTGCAGGGTAATTATTATTGTTCTCGTCATtactatttttataattttcCACGCCATCCTCAATATCCTCCTCCTTATTATTTTCCACCTTGCCCTCATTACCCGCCCTCTCCTCTTCCTCATCCTTCTCCTCCTACCCTGCCACCCCCTCatccttctccttctcctcctACACCGCCGTCTTCTCATCCTACTCCCACAACGCCGCCTTCTCCTCCACCCCCTTCCCATCCTCATCCTTCTCCTCCTACACCGCCCTCCTCTCATCCTACTCCCACAACGCCGCCTTCTCCTCCACCCCCTTCCCATCATCATCCTTCTCCTCCTACACCGCCATCTTCTCATCCTACTCCTACAACACCGCCCTCTTCTCGTCCTACTCCCACACCACCGCCTTCTCCTACTACCCCGCCCTCTTCTCATCCACCTCCCACAACGTCGCCTTCTCCTCCTACACCTACACCGCCGTCTTCTCATCCTAATCCTACAACACCGCCTTCTCCTACTACACCGCCGCCAAGTAAGAGTAACTGTAGTGAGATAATGCAACGTCTTAATCCATGCATTAACGAGATGATAGCATACAATAATCGAGGGTCCAGTCAAATAAGCTCGATATGTTGCGACATTATTTTGCAGGCTTCTGATTCATGCAACACTGCTAATGGTTCGTATTCATGGTCCGTCTCCATTTCTGGACCTGCCTTGGATTACTGCAGGAATCATCACTAGTTATATTTCATTTAgtttttgtttgttttctttttagTTTAGGAAAGAAtaaatttatttagttattttgttttgtttgttttctttttagTTAAGGAAAGAATAAATTCATTtagttattttgttatttttccaaattacGGTGgaatttagttatattttttagttttttctattCATTTTTTTAAGATTTGGATTGATTTCTGTcttcttatttatttgttttttttttaaaatttaaatgggGTTTCAGTTTATACTTTAATCTCGTTTGTTtctttataatatattttaaaaaaaaaaatcttggtAATCGATTAAGGAATGAGTTTTGAGATGAAACATTCAAAATAATGATGATTTGGATTggataaaaaaattaagaatgtgAGGAGCTGCTCCTTAACGCCTATAATAAAACCATTATGGCAGTTTTGTCTTTCTTTTGGTCCTATGAGAGTTGTGTTGAATTAGAATCTTATGACAATATATGAAGATATTGTaaagtttggtacaaactaaaatcacaaattttGTTATAAGGGTCATGTATAAGGTATTATGATGTATGACCGACGCAATGCATGACTGGTTTGATCTTTGATGGGC contains the following coding sequences:
- the LOC133791413 gene encoding vegetative cell wall protein gp1-like translates to MLYSGRPISPNCCNAIADIYYNSNCGLYKPYTNFFLQGNYYCSRHYYFYNFPRHPQYPPPYYFPPCPHYPPSPLPHPSPPTLPPPHPSPSPPTPPSSHPTPTTPPSPPPPSHPHPSPPTPPSSHPTPTTPPSPPPPSHHHPSPPTPPSSHPTPTTPPSSRPTPTPPPSPTTPPSSHPPPTTSPSPPTPTPPSSHPNPTTPPSPTTPPPSKSNCSEIMQRLNPCINEMIAYNNRGSSQISSICCDIILQASDSCNTANGSYSWSVSISGPALDYCRNHH